The following proteins come from a genomic window of Kocuria palustris:
- a CDS encoding CDP-alcohol phosphatidyltransferase family protein, whose amino-acid sequence MNKALTALRDGLLPPSLRGDEPAGQGRAAQSSSHADSGVVTVPNAFTALRFLLIIPAVIAILQIQERPWMPLVLVAIFSLTDWVDGFLARLLDQFSEFGAKLDPIADRIGLGLVIIALTVEGMLPLWAILVIAAVDVALLVMLVRLRLREGMAVTWAGKLRTALTMLGVVGVLAGPAFDWSWLTALGSVCVQVGAVLHVLNGIGYARTALRISRGA is encoded by the coding sequence ATGAACAAGGCCCTGACCGCTCTGCGCGACGGACTCCTGCCGCCGTCCCTGCGAGGCGATGAGCCCGCGGGACAGGGGCGTGCCGCGCAGTCGTCGTCGCACGCGGACAGCGGCGTGGTCACGGTCCCCAATGCCTTCACCGCGCTGCGCTTCCTGCTGATCATCCCGGCGGTCATCGCGATCCTGCAGATCCAGGAGCGGCCCTGGATGCCGCTGGTGCTGGTGGCGATCTTCTCGCTGACCGACTGGGTCGACGGCTTCCTGGCGCGACTGCTGGACCAGTTCAGCGAGTTCGGCGCCAAGCTGGATCCGATCGCCGACCGGATCGGCCTGGGCCTGGTGATCATCGCGCTGACGGTCGAGGGCATGCTGCCGCTGTGGGCGATCCTGGTGATCGCCGCGGTCGATGTGGCGCTTCTGGTCATGCTGGTCCGGCTGCGCCTGCGCGAGGGCATGGCGGTCACCTGGGCGGGCAAGCTGCGCACGGCCCTGACCATGCTGGGCGTGGTCGGGGTGCTGGCAGGGCCGGCCTTCGACTGGTCCTGGCTCACCGCCCTGGGCTCGGTGTGCGTGCAGGTCGGCGCCGTGCTGCACGTGCTCAACGGGATCGGCTACGCACGCACCGCCCTGCGGATCAGCCGCGGCGCATGA
- a CDS encoding GNAT family N-acetyltransferase has translation MTTSETAIRVRPASAEDLETIAGVMALAFTDDPWARAHAAPGEDLTKRLEAHYRLLLEQVWLPHAAVDVAELHGDQGPQILGAAVWDRPESKAHEDPAAREAERRAGEILGTDPQKQQQDSRTYDRLHPQEPHWRLSYLTVAPAAQGRRVGSTLLEHGLARAEGLPVGLESTTPGSRRLYERSGFELVELITDSAGVEQAVMRRG, from the coding sequence ATGACCACCTCCGAGACCGCGATCCGCGTCCGCCCGGCAAGCGCCGAGGACCTCGAGACGATCGCCGGAGTGATGGCACTGGCCTTCACCGACGATCCGTGGGCCCGCGCCCATGCGGCGCCGGGCGAGGACCTCACCAAGCGGCTCGAGGCCCACTACCGCCTGCTGCTCGAGCAGGTCTGGCTGCCCCATGCCGCGGTGGACGTCGCGGAGCTGCACGGCGATCAGGGTCCACAGATCCTGGGTGCGGCCGTCTGGGACCGCCCCGAGTCGAAGGCCCACGAGGACCCGGCGGCCCGGGAGGCCGAGCGCCGCGCTGGCGAGATCCTGGGGACGGACCCGCAGAAGCAGCAGCAGGACAGCCGCACCTACGACCGCCTGCACCCCCAGGAGCCGCACTGGCGCCTGTCCTACCTCACGGTGGCTCCGGCCGCGCAGGGCCGTCGCGTGGGCTCGACCCTGCTGGAGCACGGCCTGGCCCGCGCCGAGGGCCTGCCCGTGGGCCTCGAGTCGACCACCCCGGGCAGCCGTAGGCTCTACGAGCGCAGCGGCTTCGAGCTCGTGGAGCTGATCACCGACTCCGCCGGGGTGGAGCAGGCGGTCATGCGCCGCGGCTGA
- the purM gene encoding phosphoribosylformylglycinamidine cyclo-ligase — MTDQKSTDAAQSITYSSAGVDVEAGDRAVELMRAAVKDTHSPQVVGGFGGFAGLWDASALTGYRKPYLASSTDGVGTKVAIAQALDIHDTIGWDLVGMVVDDIVVVGAEPLFMTDYIATGKVVPERIADIVRGIAAACSAAGAALVGGETAEHPGLLRPDEYDVAGATTGVVEADELLGPHRVRSGDVLIAMGSSGIHSNGYSLVRRVLDVAGWSLEREVEEFGRTLGEELLEPTRVYAADVLDLARSFPVNGPDGTTGSGVRGFTHVTGGGLAANLARVLPQGTVAVVDRGTWSVPPVFQLIGTLGSVPQPDLERTLNLGVGMIAVVDPSAADSALARLHSRGMDAWIMGQVEDLPADGLGGGPDWVQGAKGVDGGAVHLVGDYAG; from the coding sequence GTGACCGATCAGAAGAGCACAGACGCGGCCCAGAGCATCACCTACTCCTCGGCCGGCGTCGACGTCGAGGCCGGTGACCGCGCGGTCGAGCTGATGCGCGCCGCCGTCAAGGACACCCACTCGCCCCAGGTCGTCGGCGGGTTCGGCGGCTTCGCCGGGCTGTGGGACGCCTCGGCGCTGACCGGCTACCGCAAGCCGTACCTGGCCTCGTCGACCGACGGCGTGGGCACCAAGGTCGCGATCGCCCAGGCCCTGGACATCCACGACACCATCGGCTGGGACCTGGTGGGCATGGTCGTCGACGACATCGTGGTGGTCGGCGCCGAGCCGCTGTTCATGACCGATTACATCGCCACGGGCAAGGTGGTGCCGGAGCGCATCGCCGATATCGTGCGCGGCATCGCCGCCGCCTGCTCCGCGGCCGGTGCCGCCCTGGTGGGCGGCGAGACCGCCGAGCACCCGGGCCTGCTGCGCCCGGACGAGTACGACGTCGCCGGCGCCACGACCGGCGTGGTCGAGGCCGACGAGCTGCTCGGACCGCACCGCGTGCGCTCGGGCGACGTCCTGATCGCCATGGGCTCCTCGGGCATCCACTCGAACGGCTACTCCCTGGTCCGCCGCGTCCTGGACGTGGCCGGCTGGTCGCTCGAGCGCGAGGTCGAGGAGTTCGGGCGCACCCTGGGCGAGGAGCTGCTCGAGCCCACCCGCGTCTACGCGGCCGACGTCCTGGATCTGGCCCGTTCCTTCCCCGTCAACGGCCCTGACGGCACGACCGGCTCGGGTGTGCGCGGGTTCACCCACGTGACCGGCGGAGGACTGGCCGCCAACCTGGCCCGCGTGCTGCCGCAGGGCACCGTGGCCGTGGTCGATCGCGGGACCTGGTCGGTTCCGCCGGTCTTCCAGCTGATCGGCACCCTGGGCAGCGTCCCGCAGCCCGATCTGGAGCGCACGCTGAACCTGGGCGTGGGCATGATCGCGGTCGTCGATCCGTCCGCGGCCGACTCCGCCCTGGCCCGCCTGCACTCCCGCGGCATGGACGCCTGGATCATGGGCCAGGTCGAGGACCTGCCGGCCGACGGCCTGGGCGGAGGACCGGACTGGGTTCAGGGAGCCAAGGGCGTCGACGGCGGCGCAGTGCACCTGGTCGGCGACTACGCCGGCTGA
- the clpB gene encoding ATP-dependent chaperone ClpB, whose product MDTQLTTRSQEAVSAAAAAASTGGHPQIEPLHLLDALLQQRDGVAVAILEAAGTDVAALAAAVTAKLGALPSVSGDTANQAQFNRAALQAVKAAEAFARELGDEYVSTEHLLYGIAEGQGAAAELLASAGASPAVIRETIPKVRGDRRVTSPDPEQTFQALEKYGTDLTAIAREGKLDPVIGRDGEIRRVIQVLSRRTKNNPVLIGEPGVGKTSVVEGLAQRMVAGDVPESLRGKTLIALDIGAMIAGAKYRGEFEERFKAVLDEIKASEGQIVTFIDEIHTIVGAGGGSEGAMDAGNMLKPMLARGELRLIGATTLDEYRENIEKDAALERRFQQVFVGEPSVEDTVAILRGLKERYEAHHKVQIADSALVAAASLSNRYIPQRQLPDKAIDLIDEAASRLRMEIDSAPEEIDQLRRQVDRLTMEELALEGETDPASVERLAALRKDKADKQAELDVLNSRWEQEKAGLNRVGDLKAQIDELRSQAERAQRSGDLGEASRLLYGEIPALQKELERAQEQEDAAADRELMVSEEVTADDIAEVVSAWTGIPAGKMLQGEAEKLLEMESILGRRLIGQKKAVKAVADAVRRSRAGVSDPDRPIGSFLFLGPTGVGKTELAKALAEFQFDDERALVRIDMSEYSEKHSVARLVGAPPGYVGYEEGGQLTESVRRRPYSVVLLDEVEKAHPEVFDILLQVLDDGRLTDGQGRTVDFRNTILILTSNLGSQFLVDPELDETAKREAVMNVVNASFKPEFLNRLDETIMFDPLSTEDLSHIVEIQVRELARRLEPRRLRLEVTPAAREWLGLAGFDPAFGARPLRRLVQQQIGDRLARGLLAGDIVDGDTVRVDVDPSIDSDGLVVTAERD is encoded by the coding sequence GTGGACACTCAGCTGACCACTCGCTCGCAGGAGGCCGTCTCGGCGGCGGCCGCTGCGGCCTCGACCGGGGGCCACCCGCAGATCGAGCCCCTGCACCTGCTGGACGCGCTGCTCCAGCAGCGCGACGGCGTCGCCGTCGCCATCCTGGAGGCCGCAGGCACGGACGTCGCCGCACTGGCCGCGGCGGTCACCGCCAAGCTCGGCGCGCTGCCGTCGGTCTCTGGCGACACTGCCAACCAGGCCCAGTTCAACCGCGCCGCCCTGCAGGCGGTCAAGGCGGCCGAGGCCTTCGCCCGCGAGCTCGGGGACGAGTACGTCTCGACCGAGCACCTGCTCTACGGCATCGCCGAGGGCCAGGGCGCTGCGGCCGAGCTGCTGGCCTCGGCCGGCGCCTCGCCCGCGGTCATCCGGGAGACGATCCCCAAGGTGCGCGGTGACCGTCGCGTGACCTCGCCGGATCCCGAGCAGACCTTCCAGGCGCTCGAGAAGTACGGCACCGACCTGACCGCGATCGCCCGCGAGGGCAAGCTCGATCCGGTGATCGGGCGCGACGGCGAGATCCGCCGCGTCATCCAGGTGCTGTCGCGGCGCACCAAGAACAACCCCGTGCTGATCGGCGAGCCCGGCGTGGGCAAGACCTCGGTCGTCGAGGGTCTGGCTCAGCGCATGGTGGCCGGGGACGTCCCCGAGTCGCTGCGCGGCAAGACCCTGATCGCCCTGGACATCGGTGCCATGATCGCCGGCGCCAAGTACCGCGGCGAGTTCGAGGAGCGCTTCAAGGCCGTCCTGGATGAGATCAAGGCCTCCGAGGGGCAGATCGTCACCTTCATCGATGAGATCCACACCATCGTGGGCGCCGGCGGCGGCTCCGAGGGCGCTATGGATGCGGGCAACATGCTCAAGCCCATGCTCGCCCGCGGCGAGCTGCGCCTGATCGGTGCCACCACGCTGGACGAGTACCGCGAGAACATCGAGAAGGACGCCGCGCTGGAGCGCCGCTTCCAGCAGGTCTTCGTGGGGGAGCCGTCGGTGGAGGACACGGTCGCGATCCTGCGCGGGCTCAAGGAGCGCTACGAGGCGCATCACAAGGTCCAGATCGCCGACAGCGCCCTGGTGGCGGCTGCGAGCCTGTCCAACCGGTACATCCCGCAGCGCCAGCTTCCGGACAAGGCCATCGACCTGATCGATGAGGCTGCCTCCCGGCTGCGCATGGAGATCGACTCCGCTCCGGAGGAGATCGACCAGCTGCGCCGCCAGGTGGACCGCCTGACCATGGAGGAGCTGGCCCTGGAAGGGGAGACCGACCCCGCTTCGGTCGAGCGGCTGGCCGCACTGCGCAAGGACAAGGCGGACAAGCAGGCCGAGCTGGATGTCCTGAACTCCCGGTGGGAGCAGGAGAAGGCCGGGCTGAACCGCGTGGGCGATCTCAAGGCGCAGATCGATGAGTTGCGCTCGCAGGCCGAGCGCGCCCAGCGCAGCGGCGATCTGGGGGAGGCCTCGCGCCTGCTCTACGGCGAGATCCCGGCTCTGCAGAAAGAGCTGGAGCGCGCACAGGAGCAGGAGGACGCCGCTGCCGATCGCGAGCTCATGGTCTCGGAGGAGGTCACCGCCGATGACATCGCCGAGGTGGTCTCCGCCTGGACGGGCATCCCCGCCGGGAAGATGCTGCAGGGCGAGGCAGAGAAGCTGCTCGAGATGGAGTCCATCCTGGGTCGGCGCCTGATCGGCCAGAAGAAGGCCGTGAAGGCGGTCGCCGACGCCGTGCGCCGCTCGCGCGCCGGCGTCTCCGACCCCGACCGCCCGATCGGCTCCTTCCTGTTCCTCGGCCCCACGGGCGTGGGCAAGACCGAGCTGGCCAAGGCGCTGGCCGAGTTCCAGTTCGACGACGAGCGCGCCCTGGTGCGCATCGACATGTCGGAGTACTCGGAGAAGCACTCCGTCGCCCGTCTCGTCGGGGCCCCTCCGGGATACGTGGGCTACGAGGAGGGCGGTCAGCTCACCGAGTCGGTGCGGCGCCGGCCCTATTCGGTCGTGCTGCTCGACGAGGTCGAGAAGGCCCACCCCGAGGTCTTCGACATCCTCCTGCAGGTGCTCGACGACGGCCGCCTGACCGACGGACAGGGCCGGACCGTGGACTTCCGCAACACGATCCTGATCCTGACCTCGAACCTGGGCAGCCAGTTCCTGGTGGATCCCGAGCTCGACGAGACCGCCAAGCGGGAGGCCGTGATGAACGTGGTCAATGCCTCGTTCAAGCCGGAGTTCCTGAACCGGCTCGACGAGACGATCATGTTCGATCCGCTGAGCACCGAGGACCTGTCGCACATCGTCGAGATCCAGGTGCGCGAGCTGGCGCGTCGCCTCGAGCCGCGCCGCTTGCGCCTGGAGGTGACCCCGGCGGCCCGCGAGTGGCTGGGGCTCGCCGGGTTCGACCCCGCATTTGGCGCCCGGCCGCTGCGCCGCCTGGTGCAGCAGCAGATCGGCGATCGGCTGGCCCGCGGTCTGCTCGCCGGCGACATCGTCGACGGCGACACCGTCCGCGTGGATGTCGATCCGAGCATAGACAGCGACGGACTGGTCGTCACCGCCGAGCGCGACTGA
- a CDS encoding hotdog fold domain-containing protein, whose amino-acid sequence MTSTYRMYQQFAARPLGKRAFSLAYMLKAPYFASVRPQVLEMAPHRAVVQIRKRRAVQNHIGTVHALAVGNGLEAAMGLLAEATLPEGTRWIPKGIRLDYVAKVPGDVRCLAETDPADWEQPLPCEVPVRVTAHLRDGTEVVRGVIPLWLSEARR is encoded by the coding sequence ATGACCTCCACCTACCGGATGTACCAGCAGTTCGCCGCCCGCCCCCTGGGGAAGCGAGCGTTCTCCCTGGCCTACATGCTCAAGGCCCCCTACTTCGCCTCCGTGCGCCCGCAGGTCCTCGAGATGGCCCCGCACCGCGCCGTGGTGCAGATCCGCAAGCGGCGCGCGGTGCAGAACCACATCGGCACCGTCCACGCCCTGGCCGTCGGCAACGGACTCGAGGCGGCCATGGGCCTGCTGGCCGAGGCCACGCTGCCGGAGGGCACGCGCTGGATCCCCAAGGGCATCCGGCTCGACTACGTGGCCAAGGTCCCCGGCGACGTCCGATGCCTGGCCGAGACCGACCCGGCGGACTGGGAGCAGCCCCTCCCCTGCGAGGTGCCCGTGCGCGTGACGGCCCACCTGCGCGACGGCACCGAGGTGGTGCGCGGCGTCATCCCCCTGTGGCTCTCGGAGGCCAGGCGCTGA
- a CDS encoding DUF3073 domain-containing protein produces the protein MGRGRQKAKATRQAREMKYFTPDTDLTALQRELRQSGPTESRRPAFEDDQHSAVDSHSEDQDSYEYDDRRR, from the coding sequence ATGGGGCGCGGCCGTCAAAAGGCGAAGGCAACGCGACAGGCTCGGGAGATGAAGTATTTCACCCCCGACACCGACCTCACCGCACTGCAGCGCGAGCTGCGGCAGTCGGGGCCGACCGAGAGTCGGCGCCCGGCGTTCGAGGACGACCAGCACAGCGCGGTCGACTCGCACTCCGAGGATCAGGACAGCTACGAGTACGACGATCGTCGCCGCTGA